From Struthio camelus isolate bStrCam1 chromosome 21, bStrCam1.hap1, whole genome shotgun sequence, one genomic window encodes:
- the GNB1 gene encoding LOW QUALITY PROTEIN: guanine nucleotide-binding protein G(I)/G(S)/G(T) subunit beta-1 (The sequence of the model RefSeq protein was modified relative to this genomic sequence to represent the inferred CDS: inserted 3 bases in 3 codons): protein MSELDQLRQEAEQLKNQIRDARKACADATLAQITANIDPVGRIQMRTRRTLRGHLAKIYAMHWGTDSRLLVSASQDGKLIIWDSYTTNKVHAIPLRSSWVMTCAYAPSGNYVACGGLDNICSIYNLKTREGNVRVSRELAGHTGYLSCCRFLDDNQIVTSSGDTTCALWDIETGQQTTTFTGHTGDVMSLSLAPDARCFVSGACDASAKLWDVREGMCRQTFTGHESDINAICFFPNGNAFATGSDDATCRLFDLRADQELMVYSHDNIICGITSVAFSKSGRLLLAGYDDFNCNVWDTLKADRAGVLAGHDNRVSCLGVTDDGXGSGNRIMGQLPQNLELKRAADSVTGRTFQRLKIKNDSISSLTVLTWTPXLPSSKGQDLFRLLLLKXKSTITFPRRISVVVSKMKLCIPFGTIFFCLGI from the exons ATGAGTGAGCTTGACCAGTTACGCCAGGAGGCTGAGCAACTGAAAAACCAAATCAGG gaTGCTAGGAAAGCATGTGCGGATGCCACCCTGGCTCAG ATCACAGCCAATATTGACCCAGTGGGGAGAATTCAAATGCGCACTAGAAGAACGCTCCGGGGACACCTGGCTAAAATTTACGCGATGCACTGGGGGACTGATTCCAG GCTTCTAGTTAGTGCCTCCCAGGATGGCAAACTTATAATTTGGGACAGCTATACTACAAACAAG GTGCATGCTATTCCCCTGCGTTCATCTTGGGTCATGACTTGTGCATATGCTCCTTCTGGAAACTATGTGGCTTGCGGTGGTCTTGATAACATCTGTTCCATTTATAACCTGAAAACGCGTGAAGGGAATGTACGTGTCAGCCGTGAACTGGCTGGTCACACAG GATACTTGTCATGCTGCCGTTTCTTGGATGATAATCAGATTGTTACCAGCTCTGGCGACACCACTTG CGCTCTTTGGGACATAGAAACTGGTCAGCAGACAACTACATTTACTGGTCACACTGGGGATGTCATGAGCTTGTCTCTTGCTCCTGATGCCCGGTGTTTTGTTTCTGGTGCCTGTGATGCCTCTGCCAAACTGTGGGATGTTAGAGAAGGAATGTGTCGGCAAACCTTCACTGGCCATGAGTCGGACATCAATGCCATCTGT TTCTTCCCAAATGGCAATGCGTTTGCCACAGGCTCGGATGATGCCACGTGCAGGCTTTTTGATCTTCGGGCTGATCAGGAACTTATGGTTTATTCACACGATAACATCATCTGTGGCATCACCTCTGTAGCGTTTTCCAAGAGTGGGCGTCTCCTCCTAGCCGGCTATGATGACTTTAACTGCAATGTCTGGGATACACTGAAAGCTGATAGAGCAG GTGTCCTTGCCGGTCATGATAACCGTGTCAGTTGCTTAGGTGTGACTGATGATG ATGGCAGTGGCAACAGGATCATGGGACAGCTTCCTCAAAATCTGGAACTGAA AAGAGCAGCGGACTCCGTGACTGGAAGAACTTTCCAGCggctgaaaattaaaaatgatagcATATCCAGTCTGACCGTACTAACTTGGACCC TCCTCCCCAGCTCCAAAGGGCAAGATCTTTTCCGTCTCCTGTTGCTGA TGAAGAGCACAATTACCTTTCCAAGAAGAATTTCTGTGGTTGTAAGCAAAATGAAATTGTGCATTCCTTTTGGgaccatttttttttgtctgggaatttaa